One genomic region from Rubinisphaera margarita encodes:
- a CDS encoding potassium/proton antiporter gives MLTIETIILITGILLLLGIASNKFSTRMGIPVLFLFLVVGMLAGSEGLGGIEFENYALANAIGTVALSLILFDGGLRTPARSIVAALKPAGTLATVGVILTALITGLAASWILKIPLLEGLLLGSIVGSTDASAVFSVLRTGGVNIRQRLADTLEVESGSNDPMAIFLTVSLIQLITNAVEPGWGLLVMFFTQLSVGAVVGLAVGYGGVWILKNVHLGAAGLYPVMATALALFSFGMAALFGGSGFLAVYLTGIVIGNRRPIFHRGILLFHDAAAWISQILMFMTLGLLSFPSRLLESAGSALAIAFVLILVARPIAVCISLAPFRFLPRELLFLSWVGLKGAVPITLATFPMLAAVPDASTMFDTVFFVVLVSALIQGWTLPTMARSLKLDVEGKLPPPVTLEISSLQNVDGDIVDYYAGQDCRAVGRMVKDLALPDGVVVALIVRDNQIIPPQGRHSIHCGDHVIVVMRPAVRAMVDRVFSRRGDEEKALPQALEFPLRGSIRVRDMQQLYDLTLDKNLDRTLDELLRDRLGKSGIVAGASVTFDQITLRVREINSDGHVDYVGMMIVSPPEPVPETSEAKKKETEKDVESK, from the coding sequence ATGCTGACTATTGAGACGATCATCCTCATCACGGGGATCCTGTTGCTGCTCGGGATTGCTTCGAACAAATTCTCGACGCGGATGGGCATCCCCGTTCTGTTCCTGTTCCTGGTCGTCGGGATGCTCGCCGGTTCCGAAGGACTGGGCGGAATTGAGTTCGAGAATTACGCGCTGGCAAACGCCATCGGCACGGTGGCGCTCAGTCTGATTCTGTTCGACGGCGGCTTAAGAACACCGGCTCGCTCGATTGTCGCCGCCTTGAAGCCTGCTGGAACACTGGCGACTGTCGGCGTGATCCTCACGGCGCTGATCACCGGGCTCGCCGCATCGTGGATTCTGAAGATCCCGCTCCTGGAAGGGCTGCTGCTGGGAAGTATCGTCGGCTCGACCGATGCCTCGGCTGTGTTCTCGGTGCTGCGAACTGGTGGCGTGAATATCCGTCAGCGACTGGCAGATACACTCGAAGTTGAGAGTGGCTCGAACGATCCGATGGCGATCTTTCTCACCGTCAGCCTTATTCAGCTGATTACGAATGCCGTCGAACCGGGTTGGGGACTGCTCGTGATGTTCTTCACGCAGCTCTCCGTCGGAGCGGTCGTCGGCCTGGCGGTGGGATACGGCGGCGTCTGGATTCTCAAGAATGTCCACCTGGGTGCAGCCGGTCTGTACCCGGTGATGGCGACTGCACTGGCGTTGTTCTCATTCGGTATGGCCGCCCTCTTCGGCGGCAGTGGCTTTCTGGCGGTCTATCTCACCGGCATTGTGATCGGAAACCGTCGACCGATCTTTCACCGCGGCATCCTGCTCTTTCACGACGCTGCGGCATGGATCAGCCAGATCCTGATGTTCATGACGCTCGGCCTGCTCAGCTTTCCGTCGCGGCTGCTTGAATCGGCCGGGTCAGCTCTGGCGATTGCGTTCGTATTGATTCTGGTGGCCCGTCCGATCGCCGTCTGCATTTCCCTGGCCCCCTTCCGTTTCCTGCCGCGCGAACTCCTGTTTCTCTCCTGGGTGGGGCTGAAGGGAGCGGTGCCGATTACCCTGGCGACCTTCCCAATGCTGGCCGCCGTGCCCGATGCCTCGACGATGTTCGATACCGTCTTCTTCGTCGTGCTTGTCTCGGCGCTGATTCAGGGATGGACATTGCCGACGATGGCCCGGTCTCTCAAGCTCGATGTCGAAGGCAAACTGCCGCCTCCAGTGACACTCGAAATCAGTTCGCTGCAGAACGTCGATGGCGATATCGTCGACTATTATGCCGGTCAGGACTGTCGAGCCGTGGGACGAATGGTCAAAGATCTTGCCCTCCCGGACGGCGTGGTGGTGGCCCTGATCGTCCGAGACAATCAGATCATCCCGCCGCAGGGGCGGCACTCCATCCACTGTGGCGATCACGTTATCGTGGTGATGCGTCCGGCCGTCCGTGCGATGGTCGACCGCGTCTTCTCCCGTCGTGGAGACGAGGAAAAGGCACTCCCGCAGGCGTTGGAGTTTCCTTTGCGTGGTTCGATTCGCGTCCGGGACATGCAGCAGCTGTACGACCTCACCCTCGACAAGAACCTGGATCGCACGCTCGACGAACTTCTCCGCGACCGACTTGGGAAAAGCGGAATCGTCGCTGGAGCATCGGTCACGTTCGACCAGATCACTCTTCGCGTCCGCGAGATCAATAGCGACGGGCACGTTGACTATGTCGGCATGATGATCGTCTCCCCGCCAGAGCCCGTGCCGGAAACGTCTGAAGCGAAGAAGAAGGAGACGGAGAAGGACGTGGAATCGAAATAA
- a CDS encoding DUF1501 domain-containing protein, with translation MNDFTSWNRRQFLQAGTFSLSPIALATLLQRDGLLASPIKPGETPRPDSLEPRAPHHPAKATAMISLFMQGGPSQIDMFDPKPALNKLDGEAFPGTIKYDNAAQASSKVLGCPWKFQAHGECGTELSELIPYTSRIADDICVVRSMHTGVNNHGQSIHAMNSGRTQRGRPALGSWLTYGLGNEADNLPAFMALPDPGGIPVEGVLNWSNGWLPSLFQGTVIRPKEPRIFNLEPPATRRGTVQDNYLAYVRELNEQHRQQHPANTDLQARISNYELAAQMQTAAAEALDLSKETEATQKMYGIGEKETDEYGRRCLIARRLVERGVRFVQVYTRNQFWDHHGSIRSALPRACKMTDQPSAALVTDLKQRGLLDSTVVHWGGEMGRLPVIQNDAGPAKVGRDHNTYGFSMWVAGGGFRRGGTYGATDEFGHHAVEDVVNHFDYHATLLHLFGLDPQHLTFERNGRLETLLDGQPGKVVSGLLQA, from the coding sequence ATGAACGACTTCACCTCCTGGAATCGACGGCAGTTTCTGCAGGCAGGAACATTCAGTCTTTCGCCCATCGCACTGGCGACGTTGCTGCAGCGTGACGGACTGCTCGCTTCTCCGATCAAGCCGGGAGAAACTCCCCGGCCCGATTCGCTCGAACCGCGTGCGCCGCATCATCCCGCGAAGGCGACCGCGATGATCTCCCTGTTCATGCAGGGAGGTCCGAGTCAGATTGACATGTTCGATCCCAAACCGGCGCTCAACAAACTCGATGGAGAGGCGTTTCCGGGAACCATCAAATACGACAACGCCGCTCAGGCCAGTTCGAAGGTGCTCGGCTGTCCGTGGAAGTTTCAGGCCCACGGCGAGTGCGGCACCGAGCTTTCCGAACTCATCCCGTACACTTCACGAATAGCCGATGACATTTGCGTCGTCCGGTCGATGCACACCGGCGTTAACAATCATGGTCAGTCGATTCACGCCATGAATTCGGGCCGCACTCAGCGAGGGCGCCCGGCTCTCGGCAGCTGGCTCACCTATGGACTCGGGAACGAAGCAGACAATCTTCCCGCCTTCATGGCTCTTCCCGATCCCGGCGGCATCCCCGTGGAAGGGGTTCTCAACTGGTCGAATGGCTGGTTGCCCTCGCTGTTTCAGGGAACGGTGATCCGGCCCAAGGAACCTCGCATCTTCAATCTCGAGCCGCCGGCTACGCGCCGGGGAACGGTGCAGGACAACTATCTGGCATACGTTCGCGAGTTGAACGAACAGCATCGGCAACAGCATCCGGCGAATACCGATCTTCAGGCTCGGATCAGCAATTATGAACTCGCGGCCCAGATGCAGACGGCTGCCGCCGAAGCGCTGGATCTGTCGAAAGAAACTGAGGCCACTCAGAAGATGTACGGCATCGGCGAGAAGGAAACGGACGAATACGGCCGCCGTTGCCTCATTGCCCGGCGGCTCGTCGAACGGGGCGTCCGTTTCGTACAGGTCTACACTCGTAATCAGTTCTGGGATCATCACGGATCGATTCGCTCGGCTCTCCCGCGTGCCTGCAAGATGACCGACCAGCCTTCCGCGGCTCTTGTCACCGACCTTAAACAACGCGGGCTGCTCGACTCCACAGTCGTGCACTGGGGCGGCGAGATGGGACGACTTCCCGTCATTCAGAACGACGCCGGGCCGGCGAAAGTGGGACGGGACCACAACACCTATGGATTCTCCATGTGGGTGGCTGGTGGCGGATTCCGTCGTGGCGGAACGTACGGCGCGACCGATGAATTCGGACATCACGCGGTCGAAGATGTGGTGAATCACTTCGACTATCACGCCACGCTGCTGCACCTGTTCGGACTCGATCCCCAGCATCTGACGTTCGAACGCAACGGCCGCCTCGAGACCCTGCTGGATGGCCAGCCTGGGAAAGTCGTCTCCGGCCTGCTGCAGGCATAG
- a CDS encoding PSD1 and planctomycete cytochrome C domain-containing protein, with amino-acid sequence MQNYILAFATLLVSGLPSVFAADVTWEHDVRPLLKQHCFHCHGELGEIEGGLDLRLRKLLVKGGDSGTAIVPGDAEASLLLQRMTAGEMPPDEDKLLSPAEIETIRQWINNGAVILEEEPDEIGDGPFFTFAERNYWAFQPIERPAVPQADPERRARTPIDELILANSEGHPGFAPDADRAKLLRRASIDLTGLPPSPEMLERVLADTSPEWWDKVIEELLASPHYGERWARHWLDVAGYADSEGYTDDDRIRPHAWRYRDYVIRSFENDKPFDQFIQEQLAGDELANWTGGDLTEQQIEQLTATGFLRMAPDGTASGGINPTEARNQVVADTIQIVGSSLLGMTMHCAQCHDHRYDPIPQADYYALRAVFEPALDWKSWKSPPQRQISLYTAADREAAKAIEAQAAAVEKERSKKAEEFITLTLEEELLLIPEGEREAARTAYRTPKKERTAEQQALLKKHPTVASISTGSLYLYDRRRADRARKVDAERKQKEVRFVEETRTAALAEVPEEKRSAVESALATAPAKRTAEQNELLATFPATQVTLETLAEFNPEAAAELKRDEALAAELRANQTAERLKEYQQKAAEIRKQKPKEGFVRALQEPAGKVPQTFVFYRGDPEQPKDVVHPRDLTILGERGEIPDNLEALPTSGRRLAFARQLTDGTHPLLARVIANRIWLHHFGRGIVNTPGDFGRLGDRPTHPELLDWLAAEFQSSGWSVKHLHRVIMKSTAYRQSSVASEAMSADADNVMYSRFPLQRMEAETIRDTILAVTGKLNSKRFGAPIPVMEDSVGQIVLGEENLDGERKPVDQVDLNGEEFRRSIYVQVRRTRTFSMFEAFDAPAMTPNCEIRSTSTVAPQSLFFMNSAAIVEFSEFFAERLLREASAGLPQQVEHAWRLAYAASPSETEQAKAVAFVTAQQELMAKQQPDWDETRVTREALSVFCQALLSSNRFLYIE; translated from the coding sequence ATGCAAAATTATATTCTCGCCTTTGCGACACTCCTTGTGTCTGGTCTTCCCAGCGTCTTCGCAGCAGACGTCACATGGGAACACGATGTCCGCCCGCTTTTAAAGCAGCATTGTTTTCACTGTCATGGTGAACTCGGCGAGATTGAAGGGGGGCTCGACCTGCGACTGCGCAAGCTCCTCGTCAAAGGAGGCGATTCAGGAACGGCGATCGTTCCGGGAGATGCCGAGGCGAGCCTGCTGCTTCAGCGAATGACCGCTGGCGAGATGCCACCCGATGAAGACAAGCTGCTCAGCCCGGCCGAGATAGAGACCATCCGCCAGTGGATCAACAACGGAGCCGTGATTCTCGAAGAAGAACCGGACGAGATTGGCGACGGGCCTTTCTTCACCTTCGCGGAACGAAACTACTGGGCGTTCCAGCCGATCGAACGTCCGGCCGTGCCTCAGGCGGATCCCGAGCGGCGTGCTCGTACCCCGATCGACGAATTGATTCTCGCGAACAGCGAAGGTCATCCCGGATTCGCCCCTGACGCCGATCGGGCGAAGCTGCTTCGGCGGGCGAGTATCGATTTGACTGGGTTGCCCCCCTCGCCGGAGATGCTCGAACGCGTACTGGCCGACACCTCACCCGAGTGGTGGGACAAGGTCATCGAAGAACTTCTCGCTTCGCCTCATTATGGCGAACGCTGGGCGCGGCACTGGCTCGATGTGGCCGGCTACGCTGATTCCGAAGGCTACACCGATGACGATCGCATTCGTCCGCATGCCTGGCGGTATCGGGATTACGTGATTCGGTCTTTCGAGAATGACAAGCCGTTCGATCAGTTCATTCAGGAGCAGTTGGCCGGGGACGAACTGGCGAACTGGACCGGCGGCGATCTGACCGAACAGCAGATCGAACAGCTGACTGCAACCGGCTTTCTGCGAATGGCGCCGGATGGGACCGCGTCGGGAGGAATTAATCCGACCGAAGCCCGCAATCAGGTTGTCGCGGATACGATTCAGATCGTCGGCTCGTCTCTTCTGGGGATGACGATGCACTGTGCCCAGTGCCACGACCACCGATACGATCCGATCCCGCAAGCCGACTACTACGCCCTTCGTGCGGTCTTTGAACCGGCACTCGACTGGAAGAGCTGGAAGTCTCCCCCTCAGCGGCAGATCTCCCTCTACACCGCAGCCGATCGAGAAGCCGCCAAAGCGATTGAAGCCCAGGCTGCAGCCGTCGAGAAAGAACGGTCGAAAAAGGCCGAGGAGTTCATCACGCTCACGCTGGAAGAAGAGCTGCTTCTGATTCCAGAAGGCGAACGAGAAGCAGCGCGAACCGCCTACCGGACACCGAAGAAGGAACGAACCGCGGAGCAGCAGGCCCTGCTTAAGAAGCATCCGACAGTCGCAAGCATCAGCACCGGGTCGTTGTATCTGTACGATCGCCGCCGAGCCGACCGGGCGCGAAAGGTTGATGCAGAGCGAAAGCAGAAAGAAGTTCGCTTCGTTGAAGAAACGCGGACAGCCGCGCTGGCTGAGGTGCCAGAAGAGAAACGCTCGGCTGTCGAATCGGCTCTGGCGACTGCTCCGGCCAAACGCACCGCCGAGCAGAATGAACTGCTTGCCACTTTCCCCGCGACACAGGTCACACTGGAAACCCTGGCCGAGTTCAATCCCGAGGCAGCCGCTGAGCTGAAACGCGACGAGGCTCTGGCAGCCGAGCTGCGTGCCAACCAGACTGCGGAGCGTCTCAAGGAGTATCAGCAGAAAGCAGCGGAGATTCGCAAACAGAAGCCGAAAGAAGGTTTCGTGCGTGCCCTTCAGGAGCCGGCGGGGAAAGTTCCGCAGACGTTTGTCTTCTACCGGGGTGATCCTGAACAACCGAAAGATGTTGTCCACCCCCGCGACCTCACGATTCTGGGAGAACGGGGCGAGATCCCCGACAACCTCGAGGCTCTGCCGACGAGCGGACGACGTCTTGCGTTCGCCCGTCAGTTGACGGACGGCACGCACCCGCTGCTGGCACGGGTGATTGCGAACCGCATCTGGCTGCATCATTTTGGCCGCGGCATTGTGAATACCCCGGGCGACTTCGGCCGACTTGGCGACCGTCCGACACATCCGGAACTGCTGGACTGGCTTGCGGCTGAGTTCCAGTCGTCGGGCTGGAGCGTGAAGCATCTGCATCGCGTCATCATGAAATCGACGGCTTATCGGCAGTCGTCCGTCGCTTCAGAGGCGATGTCGGCCGACGCGGACAATGTCATGTATTCCCGGTTCCCGCTGCAACGGATGGAAGCGGAGACGATCCGCGACACCATTCTCGCCGTGACCGGGAAGCTGAATTCGAAACGATTCGGTGCTCCCATTCCGGTGATGGAAGACAGCGTCGGGCAGATTGTGCTCGGCGAAGAAAACCTCGACGGGGAGCGGAAGCCGGTCGATCAGGTCGATCTGAATGGCGAAGAGTTCCGCCGCAGCATCTACGTGCAGGTGCGCCGCACGCGAACATTCTCGATGTTTGAAGCGTTCGACGCTCCCGCGATGACGCCCAACTGCGAGATCCGCAGTACGTCGACCGTGGCGCCGCAGTCGCTCTTCTTTATGAACAGCGCGGCGATCGTCGAGTTCTCCGAATTCTTTGCCGAGCGTCTCCTTCGCGAAGCCTCGGCTGGGCTTCCTCAGCAGGTCGAGCATGCGTGGCGGCTGGCCTATGCGGCGAGTCCTTCCGAAACGGAACAGGCAAAGGCCGTCGCTTTCGTTACCGCTCAACAGGAGTTAATGGCGAAGCAACAGCCCGATTGGGATGAGACCCGGGTCACACGGGAAGCGCTCAGTGTGTTCTGTCAGGCTCTGCTCAGTTCAAATCGCTTCCTGTACATTGAATGA
- a CDS encoding BNR-4 repeat-containing protein: MKTHRGIVLTLSFFLLTTSATAAEPASERADGYKGIWFTLGQYYGKGEDGTSYLPLSKTPVFPYGDKYSGGLGTYTAKHTPLAIYCEEVQKTFFVYGGTTGADKRHLLCMASYYDHKRNRVPRPTIVHDKQGVDDPHDNPSLAIDEEGYLWVFVSGRAQHRMGIKYRSSEPYSVDSFERISEEEMTYPQPKYVQGKGFLNLFTKYTGVRELYFERSRDGQEWGADQKLAGIREPGHSRGGHYQTSAARGGKIGTFFNRHPDGNVDRRTDVYYVQTTDMGQQWTTVDGTPVSLPIETVDNPTRVIDYASEGLNVYLKDMGFDAAGNPVFLYITSRGHQPGPPNDPRIWRVTRWDGSAWKTTEICPADHNYDMGSLYLSDDRWLLIGPTQTGPQPYHGGGEIALWESRDQGETWKMAKQLTHDSGQNHNYARRPLNAQDPFFVFWADGDPTRLSPSRLYFGDSSGQQVWRLPYTMDESFAEPERVK; this comes from the coding sequence ATGAAGACGCATCGCGGTATCGTTCTCACCCTATCGTTCTTCCTGCTGACGACGTCGGCCACAGCGGCGGAGCCAGCTTCCGAACGGGCTGATGGTTACAAAGGAATCTGGTTCACACTGGGGCAGTACTACGGGAAAGGAGAGGACGGGACGTCTTACCTTCCGCTGTCTAAGACGCCGGTGTTCCCTTACGGCGACAAGTATTCGGGGGGACTGGGGACCTACACGGCCAAGCATACCCCGCTGGCCATTTACTGCGAGGAGGTCCAGAAGACGTTCTTCGTGTATGGCGGCACGACGGGCGCTGATAAGAGGCATTTGCTCTGCATGGCCTCGTATTACGACCACAAGCGGAACCGCGTGCCGCGGCCGACCATCGTTCACGACAAGCAGGGTGTGGACGACCCGCATGACAATCCGAGTCTGGCAATCGACGAGGAGGGTTATCTCTGGGTCTTCGTCAGCGGTCGGGCACAGCATCGGATGGGAATCAAGTATCGCAGCAGCGAACCTTATTCTGTCGATTCGTTCGAGCGGATTTCGGAAGAGGAAATGACCTATCCTCAACCGAAGTACGTGCAGGGAAAAGGATTCCTGAATCTCTTCACGAAGTACACGGGCGTTCGTGAACTGTATTTTGAACGTAGCCGGGACGGGCAGGAATGGGGAGCTGATCAGAAGCTGGCCGGCATTCGTGAGCCGGGTCATTCGCGGGGCGGGCACTATCAGACGAGCGCTGCCCGGGGAGGCAAGATCGGCACGTTCTTCAACCGCCATCCCGACGGCAACGTCGACCGCCGAACCGATGTGTATTATGTCCAGACGACCGACATGGGCCAGCAATGGACGACCGTGGACGGCACGCCGGTCTCGCTGCCGATCGAGACTGTTGATAACCCGACGCGCGTGATCGACTACGCGAGCGAGGGGCTGAATGTGTACCTGAAGGACATGGGGTTCGACGCCGCCGGCAATCCGGTCTTTCTCTACATCACCAGTCGCGGACATCAACCGGGGCCGCCGAATGATCCGCGGATCTGGAGAGTGACTCGCTGGGACGGCTCGGCGTGGAAGACGACCGAGATCTGCCCGGCCGATCACAACTACGACATGGGCAGCCTCTACCTTTCGGACGATCGCTGGCTTTTGATCGGCCCGACGCAAACCGGTCCGCAGCCGTATCACGGCGGCGGCGAGATCGCTCTATGGGAGAGTCGGGATCAGGGTGAGACCTGGAAGATGGCGAAACAGTTGACCCATGACAGCGGGCAGAACCACAACTACGCGCGGCGTCCGCTCAATGCGCAGGATCCGTTCTTTGTGTTCTGGGCCGACGGCGATCCGACACGCCTCAGTCCGTCTCGCCTTTATTTCGGAGATTCTTCGGGTCAACAGGTGTGGCGTCTGCCCTACACCATGGACGAGTCGTTCGCCGAACCGGAACGCGTGAAATAG
- a CDS encoding RHS repeat domain-containing protein, which produces MLQSLGPDRRDRYANYGTNGGTLLYRSATIPTRSDTILINLMKYDSAGNLESITDPSAMVTKMEYDDRGRETRKILNVIETSSSSSSGGLCQASDDTNIAVQTAYIPDGNVSVITAENSVTGNQTTQYVYGTTLEDSDVASSLLKRKEIYPDSVDSSDVILFSYNRQRQQTSLADQNGSVHSYDYDKLGRMTQDRVSRLGAGVDGAVRRIAMTYEVRGMREQLTSYDNPVVGTGSVVNEVQFAYNDFGQLTADYQAHDGAVNTSTTPKVQYGYANGTDNTIRQTTMTYPNGRVLTYDYGTTSGMDDAASRVAALVDDDVSSTHLVDYSYLGRGRSAQSVSSPFGTGFVIADSPQPQVKWTLVDLAGTNDPETGDIYSGYDRFGRIKDNRWYDYDALVDVDRIKYGYDRSSNRIWRQNTVADALSKHFDELYGNDQINRLKDLQRGTLNAQKDGVTDQSFAECWSLDPTGNWKNYLEDTNGDGAWDLDQSRTNNTVNEITALADSVGPNLNAPEYDRNGNIISIPKAPVSGLTWADFTADGWDTFTANEWDDFQGASSSTATYDAWNRLIKIADASTTSTLMEYAYDGAKRRILQQHTEGGIHQETRHCYFTEPSKWQVIEERIDPSTDAEQQLVWGLRYIDNILLRDRDTTGNGTLDESLYGLQDANWNVTALTDESGDVQERFAYSAYGSPIFLSSVFTPHTPTLGWSVLFSGYTFESQRDLYSIRNRVFNVSTGCWIQRDPAEGDRTFTNLYEYCQSAPATHLDPSGLAVPLAPLIGVAGCLAGAAVTLWASSGKSMPNKICRAIAGCAVGLLSALGAVRNPQLAGCIAGLGFGVSKNSIGSICDRLTDECEPDDPSIVCQALGAVFWSVLGCATAAFPTSTGLEKVLLLIDTSLLKLDQYLACNMK; this is translated from the coding sequence GTGCTTCAATCGCTCGGGCCTGATCGCCGAGACCGATACGCGAATTATGGCACCAATGGCGGCACCCTCCTCTACCGATCTGCGACTATTCCCACCCGATCCGATACGATCCTCATCAATTTGATGAAATACGACTCGGCCGGGAACCTGGAGTCGATCACTGATCCCTCGGCCATGGTCACGAAGATGGAGTACGACGACCGTGGCCGCGAAACCCGGAAGATTCTGAACGTCATCGAAACCAGCAGTTCGAGCAGTTCTGGCGGCTTGTGTCAGGCATCCGACGACACCAATATCGCTGTCCAGACCGCCTACATCCCCGACGGGAACGTCTCGGTCATCACGGCCGAGAATTCCGTGACCGGCAACCAGACCACGCAGTACGTATACGGCACGACGCTCGAAGACTCCGATGTCGCCAGTTCGCTGCTCAAGCGAAAGGAGATCTATCCCGATTCGGTCGACTCATCGGACGTGATCCTGTTCAGCTACAATCGACAACGGCAGCAGACCAGCCTGGCCGACCAGAACGGCTCCGTCCACAGCTACGATTACGACAAACTCGGGCGGATGACGCAGGACCGCGTCAGCAGGCTCGGAGCGGGTGTCGACGGAGCGGTCCGCCGCATCGCCATGACTTACGAAGTCCGGGGCATGCGGGAGCAGTTGACGTCTTACGACAATCCCGTCGTCGGCACGGGAAGTGTCGTCAACGAAGTCCAGTTTGCGTACAATGATTTCGGGCAACTGACGGCCGATTATCAGGCTCACGACGGAGCCGTGAATACCTCCACGACGCCGAAAGTCCAATACGGCTACGCCAACGGAACGGACAACACGATCCGGCAAACGACGATGACCTATCCCAACGGACGAGTTCTGACCTACGACTACGGCACCACGTCGGGCATGGACGATGCGGCCAGCCGGGTCGCGGCTCTGGTCGATGACGACGTCTCCTCAACCCATCTCGTCGACTACAGCTATCTCGGCCGAGGGAGATCCGCCCAATCTGTGAGCTCCCCTTTCGGCACCGGCTTCGTAATCGCCGATTCTCCGCAACCGCAAGTGAAGTGGACGTTGGTGGATCTCGCCGGAACCAACGACCCCGAAACCGGCGACATTTATTCAGGCTACGACCGCTTCGGCCGGATCAAAGACAACCGCTGGTACGATTACGACGCCCTCGTCGACGTCGACCGCATCAAATACGGCTACGATCGTTCCAGCAACCGCATCTGGCGACAGAACACCGTGGCAGACGCCCTCAGCAAGCACTTCGACGAACTCTACGGCAACGACCAGATCAACCGCCTGAAAGACCTGCAGCGGGGAACGCTCAATGCTCAAAAGGACGGAGTCACCGACCAGTCTTTCGCCGAATGCTGGTCCCTCGACCCTACCGGCAACTGGAAGAATTACCTCGAAGACACCAACGGCGACGGCGCCTGGGATCTCGATCAGTCCCGCACAAATAATACCGTCAACGAAATCACCGCACTCGCCGACTCCGTCGGTCCCAACTTGAACGCGCCAGAATACGACCGCAACGGCAACATAATCAGCATCCCCAAGGCACCCGTCTCGGGACTGACCTGGGCCGACTTCACAGCCGATGGATGGGACACCTTCACCGCCAACGAATGGGACGACTTCCAGGGAGCCTCCTCCTCCACGGCGACCTACGACGCCTGGAACCGCCTCATCAAAATCGCCGACGCCTCAACCACATCCACCCTGATGGAATACGCCTACGACGGTGCCAAACGGCGAATCCTCCAACAGCACACGGAAGGCGGAATTCATCAAGAAACCCGCCATTGCTACTTCACCGAACCGTCCAAGTGGCAAGTGATCGAGGAGCGGATCGACCCTTCAACGGACGCCGAACAACAACTCGTGTGGGGCCTGCGTTACATCGACAACATCCTCCTCCGCGACCGCGATACGACTGGAAACGGGACACTCGACGAAAGCCTCTACGGTCTGCAGGACGCCAACTGGAATGTGACAGCGCTAACAGACGAGAGTGGAGACGTTCAGGAAAGATTTGCGTATTCTGCATACGGATCGCCAATATTTCTTAGCAGTGTCTTCACTCCGCACACTCCTACACTGGGCTGGAGTGTTCTTTTTTCTGGATATACTTTCGAAAGCCAACGAGACTTATATTCGATTCGGAATCGTGTATTCAATGTATCGACGGGCTGTTGGATTCAACGCGATCCTGCTGAAGGAGATCGCACCTTTACCAATCTGTACGAATACTGTCAATCAGCACCAGCCACGCATCTTGATCCCTCAGGGCTTGCAGTTCCGCTTGCCCCGCTTATCGGAGTCGCTGGATGCCTGGCCGGGGCCGCTGTCACTCTGTGGGCCTCTTCCGGGAAGTCGATGCCAAACAAGATTTGCAGAGCCATTGCAGGCTGCGCTGTCGGCTTGCTTAGCGCTCTCGGTGCCGTTCGGAACCCGCAACTCGCGGGATGTATAGCCGGGCTGGGATTTGGTGTGTCTAAAAACTCCATTGGTTCAATTTGCGATCGACTTACAGACGAATGCGAACCGGATGACCCATCTATCGTTTGCCAAGCATTAGGAGCAGTGTTCTGGTCTGTGCTGGGGTGTGCAACGGCAGCATTCCCTACTTCCACTGGCCTTGAAAAAGTTTTGCTACTAATTGACACATCTCTGCTCAAGCTAGATCAATATCTCGCTTGTAACATGAAATAG